From the genome of Dermochelys coriacea isolate rDerCor1 chromosome 1, rDerCor1.pri.v4, whole genome shotgun sequence:
cattggattcttccatcctaagtgcaggaccctgcatttatccttattgaacctcattagatttcttttggcccaatcctccaatttgtctaggtccttctgtatcctatccctcccctccagcgtatctaccactcctcccagtttagtatcatccgcaaatttgctgagagtgcaatccacaccatcctccagatcatttatgaagatattgaacaaaacgggccccaggaccgacccctggggcactccacttgacaccggctgccaactagacatggagccattgatcactatgaTGAAggtttattcacaaaaagaaacaaatatacaTGAGAGCTGGAATTGGTTAAATAGAATCAAATACATGCAGGAacggcaaagttcttggttcaggcttgtagcagtgatggaataaacttcaggtttaaatcaagtctctggagaacatccacagctggggcgggtcattcagtcctttgttcagagcttcagtttgtagtaaggttcctccagaggcaagaagcaggattgaagacaagatgaaggggttttcagggccttttatattctctgcctgtggaagGACCTcttttgttcttactgtggaaaactACAGCAGCAAGATGGCgcttggagtcacatgggcaagtcacatgtccatgcatgacatAGTTTGCAGcccgacaccattgtttacatgttagtttgaacattcccaggaaagctcagatgtggattggcgtctcccaaagttcATTTTcacttaagtgtttcttgattgggtacTTACTGGGAATAGTCCTTTTTCAAGAAGCTGagcaaatgcttcactgaggctactcaCAATCAATACACATTGAGATAagagtacacagccaatattcaaaatttcaacaacaaaaacggTACACATATACAGATCACATAaacataaccagcaaatcataaccttttcatagacacctcacatgatgacgtttgtacaatatttgctgcaaatatataacagtggttgcgacaatgatctatacagtcatcATTTATGTCAAAAACATCACAGCAGGatctgctcacagaatctggcaagaacaggccAATATGGCAGatatacacattcctaagaaatCACTGTTGCTACGACAGTTATGCAATTCCAACAAAATTGTACAAAGTATATCAGGTCAGATGTCAATgggaaagttatgatttgctaagtatgactatcctgtttatatgcaagTATCATCTGTGTGTGAAGTTATGATTAATGGTGATGTACTGGTATCAGAAGAACAGTGCCAGTTTATGGCCAGAGCAGTGGTGTTGggaggtcaggactcctggttcctAGTCTTAGCCCTACCACCGAgtcactgtgtggccttgggtaaaCCACTTTACCATTGTGTGGCTCAGTCAGTCCATGACATAGGGATAATACTGCTAGCAGCCTAGATAAAGAGCTTCTAGATGTAATGATCAAAAGCATCATGCAGAGCGAATGTTAGACTCAGCTTCACTGTTCAGCTTCAGCCCCTGGGCAATGGGTGCCCTGTAGTTCCAGATAAGGTGCTGTGTATTTGTGTAAAGAGCTGGCTAATGGCAGGTGTGCCATTTATCTCCCTCCCTGTGAGGTACCAACGTCACCTCGGCCTCTGCCCAGCATCCTGCCTTCCCAGCTAATGCAAAGGCTGATCCTTCTGCTTTTCTCAGCTGTTATCCACCTATCTTCAAAACTGATCCCTTGCCTGGACCCCAAGGCCTGGCTCAGGgaaatggggtcccaacccataACCATTGCATGGACCCTGCCTGCTACAGATTCCTGGCCGGGATGAACAAAAGGGATCTCAAAGCTAAAGAAATAAGTCACACAATGGTCTCTTCCCTCAGGATTTTGTAACCAAACTTCAGGGCCCAAAAGCTGTATGATGCACAATCTCACCCACCTGCCAAACAACCCTCCTCCCAACCCTCAGCTGCTTTTATACGGCTTCCaggcttccctccccactcctgaaTGGCCTGATGAGCCCAACACTGCATGCTTCCTGCACTCACTGCAGGGtccttgtcaggctgcagcagatCCTGTCTCTGACCCACAGCAGAGGGAACTCAGCTGGTGGAGGAGACTCAGCGAGTGACGGGTGAAGAGGGTGAAGAGAAGAGGAGCAAGCAAGAGGGTCAGCACCTTGCGGGGAAAAGCCCAGAAGTGGGTGGAGCCTTGAGATGAGATGCGGAGCAGAAGCTGGGCattggaggaagaggcagggcagggggcaggacctcAGGAGTCCAGACCAgaaattagaaaggtggcaaccttATGAATTAGTGAGATGTACACAGACCGATTCCCCAGTTTGTCATGCTGACAAAGCACACTAAAATCAGGGAATTATTTAATCTCTCTCACTGACCAGTAAGTGATTCAGGGAAAAGGGCCCAGCACCAGCTCACCACCCAAATCTGCACGGAACTTGGTCTGagagccaaagcatgaagagaaaAAATTTGTTCCTTTATGTGTAATGAGCCGGAGAAGCCTCTTCCGGATCTGTTTGGTCCTCACCCCGTAGATGATGGGGTTTATCATGGGGGGCACCAGGAGGTACATATTGGCAATGAGAATGTGGAAATGCAGGGGCACATTTTGGCCAAAACGATATGTGAGGAAAGAGAAGAGACCTGGGATGTAAAAGGCTAAGATGGCAGagaggtgggagctgcaggttccAAAAATCTTGAGCCGGGCGTCCTTTGTGGGGAGGCTGAAGACGACCCTGAGGATCTGGATATAGGACAGGGTGATAAAAATCACATCCAGACCCATCACACAGACTACCACAAAGAGGCCGTAGTAACTAGAGACGCTGGTGTCAGCACAGGCCAGCTTCACCACAGCCAAGTGCTCGCAGTGCGTGTGGGGGATGATGTTGGTTCTGCAATATGGCCACTGCCTTGCTAGGAGGATCGAGGGCAGTTTGAGCATGCCACCACGCAGTACCACGGCCAGGCCGATCTTGGCCACCACGGGGTTTGTCAGGATGCtggaatgtctcaggggatcGCAGATGGCCACATAACGATCCAAGGCCATGGCCACGAAGATCCCAGACTCCACCACAAAAAAGCAGTGAAGGAAgtacatctgggtgaggcaggcactgaaatTTATTTCCCTGGATTTGAACCAGAAGATGCTCAGTGTTTTGGGGAGGATGGACGTAGACAGGATCAGGTCGGTGATGGCCAacatgcagaggaaatagtacatgggCCCATGGAGGCTCGGCTCCGTCTTTACAACGAACAAGATGGTGAAGTTCCCCAAGATGGCTATGGCATACATGGcgcagaaggggatggagatccagACATGGGCAGTCTCCAGGccaggaatgcccagcaggatgAAGATGGAGGGGTTGGTGAAGTGAGTTGTGTTGGAATCTGACATAGAGCGGGTGAGAAGGTGTCCAACTCTGAGGCAGAACGGTGTCTCCTGCATGTACCATACGTTCACCAGACTTCCTGTATGTGCCCAGGCTCTAGGGTTATGGTCGCAGTACAAATGCCTGGTGGAGAGACAATGTTAATATTAGACACTACATGCACTATTGGGGGCTGTTCTCATAGGTGAAGCAGATTCGTCGCTCTTCACAcactaaaaataacattttcatatTTCAGAGAAATGAATTATGAAACACTGAATCTACTAATGCCAATTCCATGTTTAATGGTGCTCCATGCATCAGTAATTCCTACACATCGTGGTGTGGGAATCCTTAATAGGCACCAGCAGGAAACCGGAGTGTGGATACTGGCTATGCATAATTGTTCCTTAATGCAATGAATCCCAGGCTAGAGAGCCCATGCTGTAGGGAGTTTCCTATTTAGCTGATTGCTCAAAATCTAAGTCTGGAAAAAAAGCAAAGCTTTGCCGAGACAGGTACATAGGGAAACATCCCAACTAGACCAAGCATCAGGGAAAAGACCTGAAGCTCCACGGAAACACCTGTTCATTTGCAGTAGTGGCGAAAAGAAAGACAATGTTCGCATATCTAAgcaatgggatggagaataaccTGTTCTGGACACACGCTCAGTTTTGGTCACCCAGTCTCTATAAAGGATATAGCAGATAGAAAGGGGATTTTTAGGACATGACAGGCTATGAGAATGGGGGAGGCTGCCATATGTAGACAGACTGAAAAGTCTGGGACTGTTTAGTTTCgagaagagacaactaagggggtatatgatagaggag
Proteins encoded in this window:
- the LOC119843305 gene encoding olfactory receptor 52R1-like, which codes for MQETPFCLRVGHLLTRSMSDSNTTHFTNPSIFILLGIPGLETAHVWISIPFCAMYAIAILGNFTILFVVKTEPSLHGPMYYFLCMLAITDLILSTSILPKTLSIFWFKSREINFSACLTQMYFLHCFFVVESGIFVAMALDRYVAICDPLRHSSILTNPVVAKIGLAVVLRGGMLKLPSILLARQWPYCRTNIIPHTHCEHLAVVKLACADTSVSSYYGLFVVVCVMGLDVIFITLSYIQILRVVFSLPTKDARLKIFGTCSSHLSAILAFYIPGLFSFLTYRFGQNVPLHFHILIANMYLLVPPMINPIIYGVRTKQIRKRLLRLITHKGTNFFSSCFGSQTKFRADLGGELVLGPFP